From Ostrinia nubilalis chromosome 9, ilOstNubi1.1, whole genome shotgun sequence, one genomic window encodes:
- the LOC135074724 gene encoding uncharacterized protein LOC135074724, whose protein sequence is MDERGSGYLNEDSMEIAILNEGNADFSQAEAAPGLLEVRPSFLHALGLMAVTTKEIKAISIPLSESRSTDIDKNVGGSHTSVSKKLKSKSASSTAKKTYSVKSGHVSKPKKDGKKRSHAKPTAPTTDKPSTKKEPHGMKRHQHKASPPGTKVSPSERKSTVKAAADLSELSSTADDVRLWSHISESDFKSMEFRTLLKNNQFTEEQTEAIQKSFQYLCRTFCSGPISFERFMKTHQCIDCDFSISHECMAMNSTEYWTFEGIAPCIESITPELTIMCLCGFAFYHSHKPQLRSKSKSVMPSPLPSTFHWVPDNRTFNWDCPKCCMRISITDRNNRVCSDMTSLNSIDGPIRKQFVKYVICNLEYERKQHPVLTDFYSCSSLCCMLFHRCDENVLARSFMPIQNHRPLLCCPVSP, encoded by the coding sequence ATGGACGAGCGCGGCAGCGGATATTTAAATGAAGACTCTATGGAGATTGCCATTCTCAATGAAGGCAATGCTGATTTCAGTCAAGCCGAAGCTGCGCCGGGACTATTAGAAGTTCGACCGTCGTTTCTACATGCGCTCGGCTTGATGGCGGTTACAACGAAAGAAATAAAGGCTATAAGTATTCCACTTTCTGAATCGCGTTCTACTGACATCGATAAGAACGTCGGTGGCTCTCATACTTCTGTCAGCAAGAAATTGAAGTCCAAATCAGCAAGTAGTACtgcaaaaaaaacttattcgGTGAAAAGCGGTCATGTTTCGAAACCTAAAAAAGACGGGAAGAAGAGGAGCCATGCGAAGCCTACAGCTCCGACTACTGATAAGCCGTCCACCAAGAAAGAACCTCACGGTATGAAGAGGCACCAGCATAAAGCGTCACCGCCAGGAACCAAAGTTTCACCTTCGGAGCGCAAATCTACCGTCAAGGCTGCCGCGGACTTGTCAGAGTTAAGCAGTACAGCTGACGATGTCCGCTTATGGTCTCATATATCAGAAAGCGACTTCAAGTCGATGGAATTTCGTACCCTATTGAAGAATAATCAATTCACTGAAGAACAAACCGAGGCTATACAAAAATCCTTCCAGTATCTCTGCCGGACGTTCTGTAGCGGGCCTATATCGTTTGAACGTTTCATGAAAACACATCAGTGTATAGATTGTGATTTTTCAATCTCTCATGAGTGCATGGCGATGAATTCTACAGAGTACTGGACCTTCGAGGGTATTGCTCCGTGTATAGAATCTATTACACCCGAGTTAACAATCATGTGCCTTTGTGGTTTTGCCTTCTATCATTCTCACAAACCACAATTGAGGTCCAAGTCTAAATCGGTCATGCCGAGTCCCTTGCCAAGTACCTTCCATTGGGTACCAGATAATCGTACTTTCAATTGGGATTGTCCCAAGTGCTGCATGAGAATATCCATCACAGACCGGAATAACCGTGTTTGTTCTGACATGACGAGCTTAAATAGTATCGATGGTCCTATTCGTAAACAGTTCGTCAAGTATGTCATTTGTAACTTGGAGTATGAACGCAAACAACACCCAGTCCTGACAGATTTCTATTCTTGCAGCAGTCTCTGCTGCATGTTATTTCATCGTTGTGATGAAAACGTTCTTGCTCGCAGCTTCATGCCAATACAAAACCATCGACCATTACTTTGTTGCCCTGTAAGTCCGTAA